The DNA region taACTTATTTTTTTTGTCCACATTAATCCCTGTGTTATAATAAACGTCAACAATAGTGGTAGAACAAttgcaaagcaataagaaaagaaaaagtaagaatacacatattttacgtggaaatccTTTAGCGAAAAAAACTATGGGCAGATAAGGAGAAATTTACTAATGTTGAAAAAACAAATGATAGAAGAGGAATttagactacatctatttaagggttgaaaaaccctgttctaatcaaagtcaaataaaagaagaatagttctatatggattcaACTTGTGCTTAATGGGGATTTCTAATGGTCCGTACTGCAAGGGCTCTGTCTCCACGCCCCCGATCACAACCCTAGTTCCAATTTTGTGCTTAATGGGGATTTCTAATGGGCTACAGCCTTTCATCCCCAAAGATCTCCTTAATTTGCCactgtatttatttcttcaacaagtgatAGAATTCGAGTCACACAATCTTTTACACCCTtgaatttggtaaaaaaaatttcaattttaattcatGCGATAATGTAACACTCTAAGATTGTACCATGTCGTTACCtaacaatttttagtgaaaaattattattattttaaataatgacgtgagaaaatattaaaatgctATATCTCAAGGACTAAAACTGAAAAAATACCAAATTCAGATACTAATAAATTGGAGATCCCCTCACCGAAAACAAAGTACAAATCTTTtccatttttagaattttttatacaGAAAATTAGAAACTTAATAACAAAAGTcagctttttttctttcttttgaattttttttcaagcaAAAATGGAAACAGCTAAAACAAAGCATCCTACATTCAAATACTTAATCCTTTCCCTCTCCCTTTCGTTTCTCCTCCTTTTTCTCTTCATTTCCCTCCACCCTAACCGCTTCCAAGCACTCCTCACTACCACCGTCACGGAAAACCGTCCTCATTCCGCGTTCGTATCATCCACCGAAGACCTCAAAATCCGACCTGGTTACACCTCCTACGACACTTACATCCAACGCCAACTCAACAAAACTCTTAACCCTAAACTACGTGAAATATGGACGACAAGAGATTGGGACCGTAAGATCCAAGTCTTCTCTCGATTTTTTTCCGATTTGAAATCCGGAAAATTCCTCGCCGATTCATCCAAGTGCCTCTGCGTCGGCGCTCGCGTCGGTCAGGAAGTTGAGGCATTGAAACGCGTCGGAGTCGCCGATTCGATCGGTATCGATCTCGTACCTTTCCCGCCACTCGTTATCAAAGGTGATTTTCATAACCAGCCTTTCGACGACGAGACGTTCGATTTCGAATTCTCTAACGTGTTCGATCACGCGCTCCGTCCGGAAAAATTTATCGCCGAGATCGAACGGACGTTGAAGTCCGACGGTGTCGCCGTTTTACACGTGTCGTTATCGAGGCGAGGAGATAAGTACTCGGCCAACGATTTGTATAGTGTTAAACCGTTGGTTAAGCTATTTCGTAGATCGAAACTGGTTCGGGTCAGGAAAGTTGACGGGTTCGGGTTGGATACTGAGGTTGTTTTTCGTAAGACGAAGAAGAACATTACACAAAggttttgaattttttgttgCTTTTTGGTAAGTAATTTCTTGTttgattttcttctttgatttgcAGAAAATTGCTGTTTGATCTTAAAACGATAAACAAATTTgttgtttattattataattattattagtaTCGGTTATATTGGTGTTACACTTAATCGAGTGGCTCAACTcggttaataatttatattaatgcctcaccataattaaaataagtaatattatttaaGGTTATTTTAGTCTTAGTTAGAAAGTTTACGAGAATATCTatctgtaattaaaataaataatattattatttaagggtattttagtatttCACTTTAAGAAAAACCAATAAAATTATGTATATTGTGAGATTTGAACCCACGTCAATTGCATTAATAAAAACTTTACtttattaaacttaaattttgttctaatatttttatacattttaattttattatgcacattttattacatccatcagttgtatatattaataatgcatTTGGTCGAGTTGTTGTCACGAGTTAATTCGACACCGACTCAAGACTGATGACAACACCATGATaagtaatttaatatatttttttcgttttaataacatacatattccatgtgttattattaattagtttcaaattatACGTTTCATTacttattgtatgttatttttaaatatacatttgtATTTTGAATTTGTAGTTTTCACATGCATAAGTGCGTAATACAATTTCTAGTATATATTATACATGTcaaatttgacataaattaaataattctaaatatttgttttatgtaaaaaaaaatttctgaccATCCaataaatatcaatatatatattttttaggtcgatataataaatatattaaaccGGTTCAAAATTTTACATGCGTGATAAGGATTTATATCGATAAATTTAACgaatcgttaaaatattaattgtacagAAATATATGAAAGAGTGTAAAACTATGGTTTTACACCGGTATTATTATTATGGAGAAAGATTCACCATTTCGTCTTtttacgattaatattttaatgatttaactattttatttttaaatataattatttttgtcatacatataaaattttgaactGATCTTATATCTCTATTGTAGCgatctaaaatattatatatataaatatttattaaattattctaaatttttatataaaacaaataattaattttttttaatttacttcaaATTTGACAATAATTACATGTATAAAtagaatattaaatataataattaaatcgataaaatttagttatataaaatTAAACGAAAGTGGTGTAAATGGATTCCTCCGTCGTGGTCGTGGTCATCATTGCCGTCCATTGAACTGCATGTAATTGGcttctttgaaattttttgatACCAACTTTATTTTATGGGCCTTTAATCATTATTTATAATActgaaaatttgaataatatgaatttagataattaaatttaaatattataatggaTGTGAATATTGATTATTTATGCACGACGCTaccttaaaatataattttttaactttagttttttttataattttaaaatttttaatttagtatatgataaaattatattttactccaaaaatgaaaaaaataatttaatcttttaaaaaattataaaaatataggctattaaaatgatgaaatttcgcttttactattataaaaatatataactttatttAGGTCTCCCTAAAAAAATATTCTAACTCCGCCCCTATTTATGCAGATAatgaattcaaaaatttaaatttattttgaaaaccgTCCCCTtatttataaaatacaaattctataaaataaatttcactTACTTGGattttcaataataaatattcaatgataattttttttttaaattttaatgttactAAAATAACCCAATGTCATCTCTAATTTGCATGGCATAAATTTTGATGTGTATTTTTTTTTGGGATTTTCATTTGGCAGCTCTTGACTTCCCAAGTGAGTTAAAAAATGtgtcatttatttttattttttaaatacaatataaggatataattaatttattttaaactaatttgtggaattaataataattatcttatatagatatatatggtatatattatgataattatttaatatatgggtaaactactaaaatagtcccttttgttttcctcaggttacattttagtcacttatgtttgaaatgttatgttttagtcacttacattaatgtgttataacattttagtcactgagccgttaattatcgttaacagtgtaacggtaagctgacgtgacacgttaaatcatcatttcaaataaaaattttaggttaaattatacaattagtccttgtattttttttcatttggagcaatttttttttatgttctttaaattttttcttcttttttttttcattctcttctacttctctctctatttttctccattcttcatctcttttaacgtaaaagaaaaaaatcaaattgctcaaaatgaaaaaaacatagggaccaattgtataatttaacctaaaatttttatttgaaatgatgatttaacatgtcaTGTTAGCTTACCGTTATATCGTTAATAGCAATTAAcacttagtgactaaaatgtcaCAACACAATAACTTAAATTACTAAAACGTAGcattttaaatataagtgactaaaatgtaacctaaataaaacaaaagtgactattttgatagtttacccttaatatactgacaattttttattaaattcaattaaGAAATTGCTtcctttttaattgatatttaaaagaaaataaataaaacatatattaggtTTTTAATCTCGCTTGcgaaattaaaaaaatccaaCATCAATGttagataattgatttttttttagttaaaaggaACTTTAGACTATGATGTTAACTCTCAATCCTTTTATTGCATTTTTTAAATTGAGAAGTTTGAGATCTCGAGCTGGATTCTTGTCTTATATAAACACGTGgttctttttcatatttattcgAGTTATAATTAGTTGGTTTAAGGTTATTTAATGGTTGGGTTACTTATTTGGTTCAATACTTAAAAGTGAtgaataatgtttgattttgattgtagctttaattttgaaaaaaattaaaataatgaaatgaaaaacctttttattaagtagttattttaaaaaaaattaaaagatactagaaaattttaaaagctTGGTGGGTAAAAAATTGTATGATGTGGCATGTTGTGAGAGTGCCAagtcaacttttttttttgtgtgtgtatgtAACGTTGTttgtaatgaaccgaaagttacagtatcggaaattgagtctgtttccatgaaatttattcatgaatatttattagaaatatttatgaattatagttgaatggttatttagtgtttaattaagtgaagtagcttgaatttagtttaaaggattaaattgcataaggaataaaagtttaattatagattaaagaagtaaaagggactaatctagcaattagaccctaagtgccatgtgtgtgaatgtatgatataacatgtgtaatagttggtatatatgtgtaatagctataagatattttatgttatagctattacacatgttaattttatatttattataggttaataataatataatatagtataatgaataaagaataataagTAAAGAATAGAAAAGTTacagagagcaaacgtgagaaagaaagaaagatagaaagactaacagagagcaaacgtgagaaagaaagaaggaaagaaagaaagaaataaaaaagggaaatttgaggattaaggccctaaagtttgattggtaagttgttttagctcattttcttatgatttttatgtttatggatgcctaattcaaagttctacatgtatgaggttaaaatgaagaaaaatagagaatttttagatattgatttagttgaataaattgagattttatgggttaaattgatagaaattgaagttagaagtgattagttaaaggaatttctaagttaggtttaaatagggactaagttgaatagagctcaaaatttatgttttataatgaattttatgagttagaaattgttaatgagttgattaaaagagaatatgaagcttaagttaaagaaaaaaagattagtaatggaaaaaggacgaaattggaatttttgtaaaagtttggtagaaagtgaaaatgtgttttatgaattaatatattgatgatttttaattgtatgattgttagtagcaaacgtagcaccgAATAcatcatcaaagaagggaaaagagaaagtgaacgaagatatcgattaaattcgataaatagtggtttgtatttctataaatcgagcttaatcgttattgctatatttgatatttatattgtatgaaaatttgaatgaggtaagtatttttaccatattgaaatgaatgtgattttgaataccctattaacagtgtcgggctagtcggatatagttgacatgtcataggaattggaagtattgggatattccgacattgagtcgatgagacactatgtgtcgactactgttaaagttccggatttgttccgatgaagtactttgtgtactataatgttaaagttccggatttgttccgatgaagcactatgtgcttatcccggagtgtgggttggatctgtgtatccgtcagtgtctgagttatgttaataagggtaaataaagtaaaggttattaaactactgattgatattgaataacagcaataatgtgtttgaattaccatgttttaaagttgattaagctattgtttatagaaataccactgagagtattctcagcgtacggtttgtttccgtgcgcaggctaggtacgaaagtataaggactcagcatacaaCCCGATCCCCAAACTCAAtttggtgaagtttctatctttttggaaaatggcattgtacctaggatgtcttttggtcattttgaaagtatctaagttgttaagtgatattttggtatgttttgtaaatgttaccaaaaccttaagtatggtatgttttgatatgttagtgaagagtaataagaggaagtgttggtaaatattgtagagagaagaaatgaagatgttataaacttagttatcaacattttacactaaaacagatttggacagtagcagtagtccaactttgaaatataccaaaaatagtataaagtgaattagataatgaataaattttttaattgaagcttaatgaatctatttttatatggaagaaacaaaataggtaaaagagttgtattttatgagatatttacgtttcggtgaaacagggttagaacaatttctggattccctgttctgactttagaaattcaccataaattgtgtattaagaattaggactcaaactttatttgtatggattccttactgagtttatttttaattgaaacaaatggcttagtcattggatttctgtacaggaagaaatttgattcgtagtgcacaagggtcagagtagtcgaaccctgaaataggggagactttttctaataaatagtactaattggcctgaccaaaaattctagaaaaaaattagtaagtagatatatgagtctagttttagggaaaatttacggaattagattttgagtttcgtaacttgagatatgatttttttagcgaccgtgATGCAGATGGATAGTTCACTACGAAAACTGTtttaagtgctaagataagttttgtaatgtctcctgtcgactccggcgacggtctcgggtagggggaTGTTACAAtcttgattggtatcagagctaattaGGTTTATtcggttctaggactaaatcgaatgTCAATGTgaatctagaggtacatgccattactgagtcaaatttgagttgggattggatgctgatatgtttattgaatatttttgttttataacaTTAAGAATGTCTGATAAAAGAATTGAGGATACTGATCAAGAGATGTATAGTGAGGATGATGAACCTTATAATGTGAATGAATCGGAATCTGCAACTCCAAGTGTGAATCCGGTAGGAAATCAACCGAATGTTGGAAGTGATAATACTGAAATCTTTAGAATAATCACCGATGCCCTTCAAAAAGCGGTAAGAACTATGCCTGCTACGTCCTCTATCCCTACTACCCGAAGAGCTCcaattaaagaattgagaaaatatGGAGCTACAGAATTTTTGGGTGTGAAGGGAATTGATTCGACTATTGCTGAAAATTGGTTAAAGACTACAAAGAGAGTTCTGAAGCAGCTTGAATGTGCACCATAAGAAAGCTTAGTGTGCGTTGTCTCATTACT from Gossypium hirsutum isolate 1008001.06 chromosome A04, Gossypium_hirsutum_v2.1, whole genome shotgun sequence includes:
- the LOC107933361 gene encoding uncharacterized protein; this encodes METAKTKHPTFKYLILSLSLSFLLLFLFISLHPNRFQALLTTTVTENRPHSAFVSSTEDLKIRPGYTSYDTYIQRQLNKTLNPKLREIWTTRDWDRKIQVFSRFFSDLKSGKFLADSSKCLCVGARVGQEVEALKRVGVADSIGIDLVPFPPLVIKGDFHNQPFDDETFDFEFSNVFDHALRPEKFIAEIERTLKSDGVAVLHVSLSRRGDKYSANDLYSVKPLVKLFRRSKLVRVRKVDGFGLDTEVVFRKTKKNITQRF